In Marinitoga hydrogenitolerans DSM 16785, the DNA window GTTAAATTTCCTTATATTACTATTATATCATATAATAGATGGTTCTCCCACGAAAAGAGTGGGTAATTAGGAAAAAGGCAATTTACCTAAAGCCAAAAAAATAGTAATGGATAAATATTTAAAAGACTTAAAACCATAAGCTCTTTTGGTAAAAGTTCTAAGTTTTGAATTCATGCCTTCAATTTTAGCATTGGTTAATCCTGTTTTTAAATGCATAAGAATACCATTTATATGTTTATATAAACTCTTAGCTGCTTTTTTCATTTCTGGTATATTTGATTTTAACGCTTTGTCATACCATTTTTTAAAGAATTTTGATGCATATGCTGGTTTTTTATAATCAAATATTTT includes these proteins:
- a CDS encoding transposase, with product KIFDYKKPAYASKFFKKWYDKALKSNIPEMKKAAKSLYKHINGILMHLKTGLTNAKIEGMNSKLRTFTKRAYGFKSFKYLSITIFLALGKLPFS